Proteins from a single region of Streptomyces sp. Tu 3180:
- a CDS encoding aldo/keto reductase gives MHTRRIGDVEVSAIGLGAMPMSIEGRPDEARSLATLHAALDAGVTLIDTADAYHRDADEVGHNETLIARALASHHRGGDVLVATKGGHLRPGDGSWTLDGSPGHLRRACEESLRRLGVEAIGLYQFHRPDPRVPYAESVGALRELLDEGKIRMAGVSNADPDQIRQADEILGGRLVSVQNQFSPAFRSSEPELELCDELGIAFLPWSPFGGISRAGELGSAYAPFARIGEAHGVSPHQVCLAWMLAKSPVVVPIPGASRPESVRDSVGAADLVLTADEVAELDAA, from the coding sequence ATGCACACCCGCCGCATCGGTGATGTCGAGGTCAGCGCGATCGGACTGGGTGCCATGCCCATGTCGATCGAGGGGAGGCCGGACGAGGCCCGCTCCCTCGCCACCCTCCACGCCGCGCTGGACGCCGGCGTCACCCTGATCGACACCGCGGACGCCTACCACCGGGACGCCGACGAGGTCGGCCACAACGAGACCCTGATCGCCAGGGCCCTCGCCTCCCACCACCGGGGCGGCGACGTCCTGGTCGCCACCAAGGGCGGTCATCTGCGTCCCGGCGACGGCAGTTGGACGCTGGACGGCAGCCCCGGGCACCTGAGGAGGGCCTGCGAGGAGTCCCTGCGCCGGCTCGGTGTGGAGGCCATCGGGCTCTACCAGTTCCACCGGCCCGACCCCCGCGTCCCGTACGCCGAGTCCGTCGGCGCGTTGCGCGAGCTGCTGGACGAGGGCAAGATCCGCATGGCCGGCGTCTCCAACGCCGACCCGGACCAGATCCGGCAGGCCGACGAGATCCTCGGCGGACGGCTGGTCTCCGTGCAGAACCAGTTCTCCCCGGCCTTCCGCTCCAGCGAGCCGGAGCTGGAACTGTGCGACGAGCTCGGCATCGCGTTCCTGCCCTGGAGCCCCTTCGGGGGCATCTCCCGGGCCGGTGAACTGGGCTCGGCGTACGCCCCGTTCGCGCGGATCGGCGAGGCGCACGGCGTGAGTCCGCACCAGGTGTGCCTGGCCTGGATGCTCGCCAAGTCACCGGTGGTCGTGCCGATTCCGGGGGCGAGCCGGCCGGAGTCCGTGCGTGACTCGGTGGGCGCCGCGGACCTCGTGCTCACGGCCGACGAGGTCGCGGAGCTGGACGCGGCCTGA
- a CDS encoding ABC transporter ATP-binding protein has product MASSLERPLDHRYRGEHPIRTLAYLFRADRGRLAAAVGVFTVKHSPVWLLPLITASIIDTVVQHQPISRLWASTGIIMVILLVNYPLHVLYVRLLYGSVRRMGTALRSALCTRMQQLSIGYHSRVSAGVLQAKVVRDVETVEQMVQQTAETGLGAITVLTGGLVIIAVRTPEFLPVFLVVVPAAALLVARLRARLRTHNEHFRHEVEALSSRVTEMTRLIPVTRAHGLEGKALRRMNGTLDRLLTSGMRLDLVNGRFGSLAWVVLNVVGVLVLAGAALVSYYDVWGVTAGDVVMLSAFLTTLTNSTTTLAGLAPVITKGLESVRSVGEVLQAPELEDNEGKAELTALRGAITFEGVGHAYETDGRPAVRDFTLDVAPGETIALVGASGAGKSTVLNLVIGFIRPTSGRLLLDGTDMNSLDLRTYRRFLSVVPQESILFDGTVRENVAYGMDDADEATVRAALRDANALEFVDRLPQGLDTVVGERGARLSGGQRQRLAIARALIRDPKVLVLDEATSALDTRSEALVQEALARLLRGRTTFVAAHRLSTVRGADRIVVMGEGRIQEIGTHEELIRRGGAYTALHSGQVA; this is encoded by the coding sequence ATGGCGTCGTCGCTGGAAAGACCGCTCGACCACCGCTACCGGGGCGAGCATCCGATCCGCACCCTCGCCTACCTGTTCCGCGCCGACCGAGGCCGCCTGGCGGCCGCCGTCGGCGTCTTCACGGTCAAGCACAGCCCCGTCTGGCTGCTGCCGCTGATCACCGCGTCCATCATCGACACCGTCGTGCAGCACCAGCCGATATCCCGGCTCTGGGCCAGCACCGGCATCATCATGGTCATCCTGCTGGTCAACTACCCGCTGCACGTCCTGTACGTCCGCCTCCTCTACGGCAGCGTCCGCCGCATGGGCACCGCCCTGCGCTCCGCCCTGTGCACGCGCATGCAGCAGCTCTCCATCGGCTACCACTCCCGCGTCAGCGCGGGTGTGCTCCAGGCCAAGGTCGTCCGGGACGTGGAGACCGTCGAGCAGATGGTGCAGCAGACCGCGGAGACCGGACTCGGCGCGATCACCGTGCTCACCGGCGGGCTCGTCATCATCGCCGTCCGCACCCCGGAGTTCCTCCCGGTCTTCCTCGTCGTCGTGCCCGCGGCGGCCCTGCTGGTCGCCCGGCTGAGGGCCCGGCTGCGCACCCACAACGAGCACTTCCGCCACGAGGTGGAGGCCCTGTCCTCCCGGGTCACGGAGATGACCCGGCTCATCCCGGTCACCCGCGCCCACGGCCTGGAGGGCAAGGCCCTGCGCCGGATGAACGGCACCCTGGACCGGCTGCTCACCTCCGGGATGCGCCTGGACCTGGTCAACGGCCGGTTCGGCTCGCTGGCCTGGGTCGTCCTCAACGTGGTGGGCGTGCTGGTGCTGGCCGGCGCGGCGCTCGTCTCGTACTACGACGTCTGGGGCGTCACCGCCGGCGACGTCGTGATGCTCAGCGCCTTCCTGACCACCCTCACCAACTCGACGACCACGCTCGCCGGGCTGGCCCCGGTCATCACCAAGGGGCTGGAGTCCGTCCGTTCGGTCGGCGAGGTCCTCCAGGCGCCCGAACTGGAGGACAACGAGGGCAAGGCGGAGCTCACCGCACTGCGCGGCGCGATCACCTTCGAGGGCGTCGGCCACGCGTACGAGACGGACGGGCGCCCCGCGGTGCGCGACTTCACCCTCGACGTCGCGCCCGGCGAGACCATCGCCCTCGTGGGCGCCTCCGGGGCGGGCAAGTCCACCGTGCTGAACCTCGTCATCGGCTTCATCCGCCCGACCTCCGGCCGGCTGCTGCTCGACGGGACCGACATGAACAGCCTCGACCTGCGCACCTACCGGCGCTTCCTGTCGGTCGTGCCCCAGGAGTCGATCCTGTTCGACGGCACGGTCCGGGAGAACGTCGCCTACGGCATGGACGACGCCGACGAGGCGACGGTGCGGGCCGCCCTGCGGGACGCCAACGCGCTGGAGTTCGTCGACCGGCTGCCGCAGGGCCTCGACACCGTGGTGGGGGAGCGCGGCGCACGGCTGTCCGGCGGGCAGCGCCAGCGCCTCGCCATCGCCCGCGCCCTGATCAGGGACCCCAAGGTGCTGGTGCTGGACGAGGCGACGTCCGCGCTGGACACCCGCTCGGAGGCACTGGTGCAGGAGGCGCTCGCCCGGCTGCTGCGCGGGCGCACCACGTTCGTGGCGGCGCACCGGCTGTCCACCGTGCGCGGTGCCGACCGGATCGTGGTCATGGGGGAGGGCCGGATCCAGGAGATCGGCACCCATGAGGAGCTCATCCGGCGGGGCGGGGCGTACACGGCGCTGCACAGCGGTCAGGTGGCCTGA
- a CDS encoding DUF5133 domain-containing protein — MLVPDPKVVRQLLTRYATLQIAQAERHSPTAARELEDVSYTLCVMTGTSSIHDAVARADDLLAQEQPAGRTAEPDGESDLSLAV; from the coding sequence GTGCTCGTACCGGACCCGAAGGTGGTCAGACAGCTGCTGACGCGTTACGCGACGCTGCAGATCGCTCAGGCGGAGAGGCACTCGCCGACCGCGGCGCGCGAACTGGAGGACGTCAGCTACACGCTCTGCGTGATGACGGGAACGTCCAGCATCCACGACGCCGTCGCACGGGCGGACGACCTGCTCGCACAGGAGCAGCCGGCCGGCCGGACCGCGGAACCGGACGGGGAGAGCGACCTGTCCCTGGCCGTCTGA
- a CDS encoding helix-turn-helix domain-containing protein, with protein MHSVAILVLDRVVPFDMAAPLQVFDWTRLPDGRRPYRVRLCAETPEVPADGNLTLRVDRGLEALADADTIIVPGRAEGAPPLSPAVLAALRRAAGAGTRIASVCVGAFVLAEAGLLDGLRATTHWVAAEKLAADFPLVEVQPDVLYVDNGQILTSAGAAAALDMCLHMIRRDLGSVVAANAARMSVMPLEREGGQAQFIVHEHPPVPRGSDLEPLLDWIEDNLAREVTLAAMAARAGMSERTFSRRFREQTGTTPLQWLLRARIRRAQYLLENSDHTVERIGRQAGFGSPTAFRERFRKVVGTTPYAYRSAFHGGRTAPATGR; from the coding sequence ATGCACTCCGTGGCGATTCTGGTTCTCGATCGGGTCGTGCCGTTCGACATGGCGGCGCCCCTGCAGGTCTTCGACTGGACGCGGCTGCCCGACGGCCGGCGTCCCTACCGGGTCCGCCTGTGCGCCGAGACGCCGGAGGTGCCCGCGGACGGCAACCTGACCCTGCGCGTCGACCGAGGGCTGGAGGCGCTGGCGGACGCCGACACGATCATCGTCCCGGGCCGCGCCGAAGGCGCCCCGCCCCTCTCCCCCGCCGTGCTCGCGGCGCTGCGCCGGGCGGCCGGTGCGGGCACCCGGATCGCCTCGGTGTGCGTGGGTGCCTTCGTGCTGGCGGAGGCCGGGCTGCTGGACGGGCTCCGCGCCACCACCCACTGGGTGGCCGCCGAGAAGCTCGCCGCCGACTTCCCGCTCGTCGAGGTGCAGCCGGACGTGCTGTACGTCGACAACGGCCAGATCCTCACCTCGGCGGGTGCCGCCGCCGCACTGGACATGTGCCTGCACATGATCCGCCGGGACCTGGGCTCGGTCGTGGCCGCGAACGCGGCCCGGATGTCGGTCATGCCGCTGGAGCGGGAGGGCGGCCAGGCGCAGTTCATCGTGCACGAGCACCCGCCCGTGCCCCGCGGCTCGGACCTGGAGCCCCTGCTGGACTGGATCGAGGACAACCTGGCGCGCGAGGTCACGCTCGCCGCCATGGCGGCACGCGCCGGGATGAGCGAGCGCACCTTCAGCCGCCGTTTCCGCGAGCAGACGGGCACCACTCCGTTGCAGTGGCTGCTGCGGGCACGGATCAGGCGCGCCCAGTACCTGCTGGAGAACAGCGACCACACCGTCGAACGGATCGGCCGGCAGGCCGGATTCGGATCGCCCACGGCGTTCCGCGAGCGGTTCCGCAAGGTGGTGGGCACCACGCCGTACGCCTACCGCTCGGCGTTCCACGGCGGGCGCACCGCCCCCGCGACGGGCCGGTGA
- the tgmB gene encoding ATP-grasp ribosomal peptide maturase → MTVLILTCEEDVTADMVVVHLNGSGVPVVRLDPADLTGGVSLSGEFVHGRFRGHLSAGGRLVSINGLRSVWVRRPGTPAGRAAQPSAWLTEEASQALYGMLRGCDARWMNHPDAARQARHKPWQLRLAQRCGLPVPATVITTFPRAAREFAERFPDLVVKPVSGAHPQDPPRAVPTSRVAPDTDFSAVAFGPTLLQRRIAKRADIRLTVVGERLLAARKATPPDADPEQVDVRFAAPGAPWEPVEVPPRTADAVHAYIRSAELAYGAFDFVEDADGTWWFLECNQSGQFGFVEVETGQPIARTIAEWLARPVPATAPEVDGASSTLR, encoded by the coding sequence ATGACCGTGCTGATCCTCACCTGTGAGGAGGACGTGACCGCCGACATGGTGGTGGTGCATCTGAACGGCTCGGGGGTGCCGGTGGTGCGCCTCGATCCCGCCGACCTGACCGGCGGCGTCTCGCTGTCCGGCGAGTTCGTCCACGGCCGCTTCCGCGGCCATCTGTCCGCCGGGGGGCGGCTGGTGAGCATCAACGGCCTGCGGTCCGTGTGGGTGCGCCGGCCGGGCACCCCGGCCGGGCGGGCGGCCCAGCCGTCCGCATGGCTGACCGAGGAGGCGTCCCAGGCGCTCTACGGGATGCTGCGCGGCTGCGACGCGCGCTGGATGAACCACCCGGACGCGGCCCGGCAGGCCCGCCACAAGCCGTGGCAGCTGCGGCTGGCCCAGCGCTGCGGCCTGCCCGTGCCCGCCACGGTGATCACCACGTTTCCGCGCGCCGCCCGGGAGTTCGCGGAGCGCTTCCCGGACCTGGTGGTCAAACCGGTGTCGGGGGCGCATCCGCAGGATCCGCCGCGGGCGGTGCCGACCAGCCGGGTGGCACCGGACACGGACTTCTCCGCCGTCGCGTTCGGGCCGACGCTGCTCCAGCGGCGGATCGCCAAGCGGGCCGACATCCGGCTCACCGTGGTGGGGGAGCGGTTGCTGGCCGCCCGCAAGGCGACACCACCGGACGCGGATCCGGAGCAGGTGGACGTGCGCTTCGCCGCCCCCGGGGCACCGTGGGAGCCGGTCGAGGTCCCGCCGCGCACCGCCGACGCAGTTCACGCGTACATACGGAGCGCCGAACTGGCGTACGGCGCTTTCGACTTCGTCGAGGACGCCGACGGGACCTGGTGGTTCCTGGAGTGCAACCAGTCGGGGCAGTTCGGGTTCGTGGAGGTGGAGACGGGACAGCCGATCGCGCGGACCATCGCCGAGTGGCTGGCCCGTCCCGTTCCCGCGACGGCTCCGGAGGTCGACGGGGCGAGCAGCACGCTGCGGTGA
- the tgmA gene encoding putative ATP-grasp-modified RiPP — protein MQPFALNYARPAVELAAATPYAYDSGLQLNVLVDGRIAACDHALLREVGTTTSTAGSKTHFDD, from the coding sequence ATGCAACCGTTCGCGCTCAACTACGCCCGTCCGGCGGTGGAGTTGGCGGCTGCCACTCCGTACGCGTACGACTCCGGACTGCAGTTGAACGTACTCGTCGACGGGCGGATCGCGGCCTGCGACCACGCGCTGTTGCGCGAGGTGGGGACCACGACGTCCACCGCGGGTTCCAAGACCCACTTCGACGACTGA